From a single Gimesia fumaroli genomic region:
- a CDS encoding metallophosphoesterase family protein yields MRVLVISDIHSNWAALSAIQEEFDYCLCIGDLVDYGTDPLPCIEWVKQNANACVRGNHDHAVAQRVEAKGTTGFRKLACFTRPLHWELLDRVRMKYLARLPISQQVTIEGTTFYLVHGTPRDPLDEYLNDNEAAWNARLQGINADFVCVGHTHIPFHLNLGEKQVVNPGSVGQPRDGDPRCSYAIIEDGKVTLKRKEYDIQAALRQMEEAGLTGEALEMASNVLLNGRMS; encoded by the coding sequence ATGCGAGTGCTTGTGATATCGGATATTCATTCAAACTGGGCGGCGCTTTCCGCGATCCAGGAAGAGTTTGATTACTGCCTCTGCATCGGTGACCTGGTCGATTATGGAACCGACCCTTTGCCGTGTATTGAATGGGTTAAGCAGAACGCGAATGCCTGCGTACGAGGAAATCATGATCATGCGGTCGCGCAGCGCGTAGAGGCGAAAGGTACGACTGGGTTTCGCAAGCTGGCCTGTTTCACGCGGCCCCTGCATTGGGAACTATTGGATCGTGTCAGAATGAAATATCTGGCGCGGTTGCCGATCTCACAGCAGGTTACGATCGAAGGCACGACATTTTATCTGGTGCATGGAACGCCCCGTGATCCTCTGGATGAATATTTGAATGATAATGAAGCCGCCTGGAATGCACGCCTGCAGGGGATCAATGCCGACTTTGTTTGTGTCGGTCATACACACATTCCCTTTCACCTCAATCTGGGCGAGAAGCAGGTGGTCAATCCGGGAAGTGTCGGGCAGCCACGGGATGGAGACCCCCGTTGCTCCTACGCGATCATTGAAGACGGGAAAGTCACCCTGAAGCGGAAGGAGTACGACATTCAAGCCGCCCTCCGTCAGATGGAAGAAGCAGGACTGACAGGAGAAGCGCTGGAAATGGCTTCCAACGTTCTCCTGAACGGTCGTATGTCCTGA
- a CDS encoding class II fumarate hydratase codes for MSGFRTERDSMGEVQVPADAYYGAQTQRAVENFQISGNTLPPSLIHAMGQVKLAAAHANRDIGKLAGTGKNPLNDTQIKALIAAATEVAEGKFDDQFPIDVYQTGSGTSSNMNVNEVISNRAIEILGEDRFAPEKSVHPNDHVNMGQSTNDTFPTAIHVALASSIHNLLIPGLEKFAASLAQKAKDWDQIIKIGRTHLADATPLRLGQEFGGFARQLELCVERAKRAAAAVYELPVGGTAVGSGINTHPEFGHRVSAELAKLTGIAFVEAANHFEANAQRDGLVECHAELKTIATTLFNVSNNIRWLGSGPRCGFYEVKIPDLQPGSSIMPGKVNPVMCESMMQASTRVIGNDQTITMSGAAGGQFQLNIMMPVMGFTALESIHLLANSSNEFVRLCSDNMEANKEACNAAVENSLSMVTSLNPHIGYEKASALAKEAFKSGKTIRELCTEQKILPEETLKEALDPMSMTEPQA; via the coding sequence ATGTCCGGGTTTCGAACCGAACGTGATTCAATGGGTGAAGTGCAGGTTCCAGCAGACGCCTATTACGGCGCACAGACACAACGGGCCGTCGAGAATTTTCAAATCTCCGGCAATACCCTGCCCCCCAGCCTGATTCATGCCATGGGACAGGTCAAACTGGCGGCCGCTCATGCCAATCGTGATATCGGAAAGCTGGCAGGAACCGGTAAAAACCCTCTCAACGACACACAGATCAAAGCCCTGATCGCAGCGGCAACCGAAGTGGCTGAAGGCAAATTTGACGACCAGTTTCCCATCGATGTCTACCAGACCGGCTCGGGAACTTCGAGCAATATGAATGTCAACGAAGTCATCAGCAATCGTGCGATTGAGATTCTGGGGGAAGATCGGTTTGCTCCGGAAAAGTCCGTGCATCCGAACGACCACGTTAATATGGGCCAAAGTACCAATGATACCTTTCCGACTGCCATTCATGTCGCCCTCGCTTCCAGCATTCACAATCTTTTGATCCCGGGACTCGAAAAATTCGCCGCCAGTCTGGCTCAAAAAGCCAAAGACTGGGATCAGATTATCAAAATTGGCCGCACCCATCTGGCCGATGCAACACCACTCCGGCTGGGACAGGAATTCGGAGGCTTTGCCCGTCAGCTGGAACTCTGTGTCGAACGTGCCAAGCGAGCAGCGGCAGCCGTGTATGAATTGCCCGTCGGAGGTACCGCGGTCGGCTCGGGGATTAACACCCACCCTGAATTTGGTCATCGCGTAAGTGCAGAACTTGCGAAACTGACCGGGATTGCCTTCGTCGAAGCAGCCAATCACTTTGAAGCAAATGCACAGCGGGATGGTCTGGTAGAATGCCACGCCGAACTCAAAACGATCGCGACCACGCTATTCAATGTTTCCAATAACATTCGCTGGCTTGGTTCCGGCCCGCGCTGCGGTTTCTATGAAGTCAAAATTCCTGACCTGCAGCCCGGCAGCTCCATCATGCCCGGAAAAGTCAATCCGGTAATGTGCGAAAGCATGATGCAGGCCAGCACCCGCGTCATCGGCAACGACCAGACCATCACCATGTCGGGAGCAGCCGGCGGACAATTCCAACTGAATATTATGATGCCCGTGATGGGATTCACAGCTCTGGAAAGCATTCATCTGCTCGCCAATTCCAGCAATGAATTTGTGAGACTCTGCTCTGACAATATGGAAGCAAACAAAGAAGCCTGCAATGCAGCCGTCGAAAATAGCCTCTCGATGGTGACCAGCTTGAACCCGCATATTGGTTACGAGAAAGCCTCGGCACTCGCCAAAGAAGCGTTCAAGTCAGGCAAGACCATTCGAGAATTATGTACCGAGCAAAAGATTCTACCTGAGGAAACGCTCAAGGAAGCCCTCGATCCGATGAGCATGACCGAACCACAGGCATAA
- a CDS encoding PVC-type heme-binding CxxCH protein, with protein MNQRLFLLATITLTLPLMIIAQAAPPVPPPKNTGGEFFSPADSLKQFTVPDDLKIEQVLAEPYVKQPIFQNFDERGRMWVINYLQYPYPEGLRILSKDKHHRSVYDKVPLPPPHHEKGADKITIHEDTNGDGKYDKLKTFVDGLNIASSFVKGRGGVWVLNPPYLLFYPDQDNDDVPDGDPVVHLEGFGMEDTHSVVNSLRWGPDGWLYSSQGSTVSGKVKKPGQKDSEAIQSLGQLIWRYHPEKKIYEIFAEGGGNAFGVEFDDKGRLYSGHNGGNTRGFHYTQGSYYQKGFGKHGPLSNPYAFGYFQAMKHAKVPRFTHNFIIYEADTLPKKYWGHLFGVEPLQGRVVESKITADGSSYQTEDLQRPVATTDKRFRPVDIKVGPDGAIYFCDMYEHQIAHGQHYAGQVEKGDGRIYRLTAKDAKPLAPFDLGKKSSLELVDVLDHPNKWYRQQALRLFGDRKDASVIPALKQKLFSSDGQSALEALWALNLSGGLNETVAAKALQHQDPYVRAWTIRLLCDENQVPAKIGQQLIALALTEPHVQVRSQLASSSKRLPAETGLPIAFNLLSRSEDLDDVHLPLILWWSLEKRAEKDRDALLAYFSKAEVWQYPIVEKYILERIMRRYASTGSRNNLMVCAKLLELAPEKSHAEILMSGFETAMKGRSKTSFPKELITAMSKYGGQSMSLGMRQGDKAAIAKALKIVADPKADNQKRLDLIQILGEVKVPASVPVLLDIIKNSSDLQMQIASINALQQYLDANIGKVVSAQYPDMSDDLRSAAQTLVSIRKPWALEFLTAIDSGKINKETVSVETARKMTVYSDEAITGLISKHFGSIAGATTEQMQKQIAVNQRLLQNSKEEPDRYAGEKLFQKNCGKCHKLFGKGGEIGPDLTAFKRDDINRMLVNIVNPSAEIREGFETFLIITEDGRTVNGFLADQDNNVIVIRSADGQSITVERDNIDEMLPQKKSLMPEGLLDKLSNKEIRDLFSYLRSSQPLP; from the coding sequence ATGAACCAGCGATTGTTCTTACTGGCGACGATCACACTCACCTTACCCTTAATGATCATAGCCCAAGCGGCGCCTCCGGTTCCCCCTCCGAAAAATACCGGCGGAGAATTCTTCAGCCCCGCTGACTCACTGAAACAATTCACGGTGCCCGATGATCTCAAAATCGAACAGGTGCTGGCTGAACCTTATGTGAAGCAACCCATCTTTCAAAATTTTGATGAACGCGGCCGGATGTGGGTCATCAACTACTTGCAGTATCCCTACCCCGAAGGCTTACGCATTCTGAGTAAGGACAAGCACCACCGCTCTGTCTACGATAAAGTCCCTCTGCCACCACCGCATCATGAAAAGGGTGCAGACAAAATTACCATCCACGAAGATACCAACGGCGACGGCAAATACGACAAACTCAAAACATTCGTTGACGGTCTCAATATTGCCTCTTCATTTGTTAAAGGACGTGGAGGCGTCTGGGTCTTGAACCCTCCCTATCTGCTGTTCTATCCCGATCAAGACAACGACGACGTACCCGATGGCGATCCGGTCGTACACCTCGAAGGCTTCGGTATGGAAGATACGCACTCGGTCGTCAATAGCCTCCGCTGGGGCCCGGATGGCTGGCTCTATTCTTCCCAGGGAAGTACCGTGTCCGGCAAAGTTAAAAAGCCGGGGCAAAAAGATAGTGAAGCCATTCAATCGCTGGGGCAATTGATCTGGCGGTATCATCCCGAAAAGAAAATTTATGAGATCTTCGCTGAGGGCGGCGGGAATGCGTTCGGCGTCGAGTTCGATGATAAAGGACGACTCTACTCCGGTCATAACGGCGGAAACACCCGAGGCTTTCACTACACACAAGGCAGCTATTACCAGAAAGGTTTCGGCAAGCACGGCCCGCTTTCCAATCCGTATGCCTTCGGTTACTTCCAGGCGATGAAACACGCCAAGGTGCCCCGCTTCACACACAACTTCATCATCTATGAAGCAGACACACTCCCGAAAAAATACTGGGGGCATCTGTTTGGCGTAGAGCCGCTGCAGGGCCGCGTGGTCGAAAGCAAAATCACCGCAGACGGTTCTTCCTATCAAACTGAAGATCTGCAACGACCAGTGGCGACGACCGACAAACGATTCCGCCCCGTCGATATCAAAGTCGGCCCCGATGGCGCGATTTATTTTTGTGACATGTACGAACATCAAATCGCACACGGCCAGCACTACGCAGGTCAGGTAGAAAAAGGAGACGGTCGCATCTATCGCCTCACAGCCAAAGATGCGAAGCCCCTTGCTCCCTTTGATCTAGGTAAGAAATCTTCGCTGGAATTAGTTGACGTTCTCGACCATCCCAACAAGTGGTATCGCCAGCAGGCCCTGCGATTGTTCGGCGATCGCAAAGATGCATCCGTCATTCCCGCATTGAAACAAAAGCTGTTTTCCTCAGACGGGCAATCGGCGCTGGAAGCACTCTGGGCGCTGAATCTGAGTGGTGGACTGAATGAAACTGTCGCAGCAAAAGCACTGCAGCATCAGGATCCATACGTGCGTGCCTGGACGATTAGATTGTTGTGTGATGAAAACCAGGTCCCTGCCAAAATTGGTCAGCAACTGATTGCACTCGCATTAACCGAACCACACGTGCAAGTCCGTAGCCAGCTCGCCAGTTCATCAAAACGACTTCCTGCAGAAACCGGGCTACCAATCGCCTTTAATCTGCTTAGTCGGTCTGAAGATCTGGATGATGTCCATCTGCCCCTGATTCTCTGGTGGTCACTGGAGAAACGGGCCGAGAAAGACCGCGACGCATTACTGGCTTATTTTTCGAAAGCCGAAGTCTGGCAGTATCCGATCGTGGAAAAATATATCCTGGAACGCATCATGCGGCGGTATGCCTCAACGGGATCCCGTAATAATCTGATGGTCTGCGCCAAACTCCTTGAATTAGCACCTGAAAAATCGCACGCAGAAATCCTGATGTCCGGCTTTGAGACGGCAATGAAAGGCCGCTCCAAAACCAGTTTCCCGAAAGAACTGATCACGGCAATGTCTAAATACGGCGGACAGTCCATGTCTCTGGGAATGCGTCAAGGCGACAAAGCCGCCATCGCCAAAGCACTCAAGATCGTCGCTGATCCCAAAGCCGACAATCAAAAGCGGCTGGACCTGATTCAGATCCTGGGTGAAGTGAAAGTTCCTGCGAGTGTCCCGGTACTGCTGGATATCATCAAAAATTCCAGCGACCTGCAAATGCAGATTGCCTCCATCAATGCCCTGCAGCAATACCTGGATGCGAACATCGGCAAAGTGGTCAGTGCCCAGTACCCCGATATGTCGGACGATTTGCGGAGCGCAGCCCAGACACTGGTTTCGATCCGAAAGCCGTGGGCACTCGAATTCCTGACCGCCATCGATTCCGGAAAAATCAACAAAGAGACGGTCTCAGTGGAAACCGCGCGGAAGATGACCGTTTACAGCGATGAAGCCATTACGGGGCTGATCTCAAAACACTTCGGCTCCATCGCCGGTGCGACCACCGAACAAATGCAAAAGCAGATCGCCGTCAATCAACGACTGCTGCAAAACAGCAAAGAAGAGCCCGACCGCTACGCGGGAGAAAAACTTTTCCAGAAGAATTGTGGTAAATGCCACAAACTCTTCGGCAAGGGAGGCGAAATTGGTCCCGACCTGACTGCTTTCAAACGCGACGATATCAACCGAATGCTGGTGAATATTGTCAATCCCTCCGCGGAGATCCGAGAAGGCTTTGAAACGTTCCTGATCATCACTGAGGATGGGCGAACCGTGAACGGCTTCCTGGCCGATCAGGATAACAATGTGATTGTAATCCGTAGTGCCGACGGACAGAGTATCACCGTTGAACGCGATAACATTGACGAAATGCTGCCGCAGAAGAAATCGTTAATGCCAGAAGGATTACTCGACAAACTCTCCAATAAAGAAATTCGCGACCTGTTCAGCTATCTGCGGAGTTCCCAGCCTCTGCCGTAA
- a CDS encoding SMP-30/gluconolactonase/LRE family protein, whose protein sequence is MFKHSTIFLVMIYFSVCLLEAFGQEPKVEMHPVPPTVAENAKLQEEYAAKAFFEGPIWDPVGKKLYFTSFVDKDTKILRLDGRGKASIWLDQTKGINGTYLSDKGRMLGAQAYGQHVMSYGFGESGPSDTVVVAQNPQWNQPNDVCQTPNGNIYFTDPDFKNRKTSAVYVKTTDGDVKKIITDMPVPNGVIATNDGKTLYVGDSHEKLWRSYPIKEDGTVGAGKVFFNPDTERKDSPDGMSIDEKGNLYLSGRGGVWVASPEGKSLGLIPVPEFCSNVTFGGVDGKTLYFTCANKVYSLQMNVKGAQFH, encoded by the coding sequence ATGTTTAAACACTCTACGATTTTTCTCGTCATGATTTATTTCTCTGTCTGTTTGCTTGAAGCCTTTGGTCAGGAGCCGAAGGTGGAAATGCATCCTGTGCCGCCGACTGTGGCCGAGAATGCGAAGCTGCAGGAAGAGTATGCTGCCAAGGCATTTTTTGAAGGCCCGATCTGGGACCCTGTCGGCAAGAAGTTGTACTTCACTTCGTTTGTTGATAAAGACACCAAAATTCTGCGTCTGGATGGGCGGGGAAAAGCCAGTATCTGGCTGGATCAGACAAAAGGCATTAATGGAACGTATCTCTCTGACAAGGGACGGATGCTCGGGGCCCAGGCCTATGGTCAGCATGTGATGAGTTACGGCTTTGGTGAGTCAGGTCCAAGTGATACGGTTGTTGTGGCGCAGAATCCCCAATGGAACCAGCCGAACGATGTTTGTCAAACGCCGAACGGAAACATTTATTTTACGGACCCCGATTTCAAAAATCGCAAAACGAGTGCCGTCTACGTCAAGACGACTGATGGGGACGTTAAGAAAATTATCACTGACATGCCTGTTCCCAACGGCGTGATCGCCACCAATGATGGGAAGACACTCTACGTGGGCGACAGTCACGAAAAACTCTGGCGGAGTTACCCGATCAAGGAGGATGGCACCGTTGGAGCAGGGAAGGTGTTTTTCAATCCCGATACTGAGCGAAAGGATTCCCCGGATGGCATGAGTATCGACGAGAAAGGAAATCTGTATCTGTCAGGGCGGGGAGGTGTCTGGGTTGCCAGCCCGGAAGGGAAGTCGCTCGGTTTAATCCCGGTACCGGAATTTTGCTCGAACGTGACGTTTGGGGGAGTCGATGGGAAGACCTTGTATTTTACTTGTGCAAATAAGGTTTACAGTTTGCAGATGAATGTCAAAGGGGCTCAGTTTCACTGA
- a CDS encoding type IV pilus twitching motility protein PilT — MATTVPAKAKDISPITGRAENEVDKVFRQLIKHGGSDLHMQVGKAPILRVKGTLRELQMPPIDRDQMMALFDPMMDERNKKIFVDEGGADFSYVVEYEGEAWRFRVNLFIQLGFPGMVSRKIERSIPNFEGLYLPPVMESLCKFDQGMVLLAGVTGSGKSTTIASMLNWVNDNYRKHILTIEDPIEFVYTQNKCLINQREVGIDVKDFEIAMKHAVRQDPDIMLVGEMRDMETFSTAIHAAETGHLVFGTIHASNAPSCIGRILDLFPQDMHKALRGSLAFNMRAIVAQKLLKTIVDTPGRVPIVEIMTFNPTVRKLVLEEQDEKLAAAIRIGKDEGMQQFNDSLKGFIDQEFISRADAFEISPNVEELKMTLKGIDVKGAAIL, encoded by the coding sequence ATGGCGACAACCGTTCCTGCGAAAGCAAAAGACATTTCCCCGATCACGGGTCGTGCGGAAAATGAGGTCGATAAAGTATTCCGCCAGTTAATCAAACATGGCGGCTCCGACTTGCATATGCAGGTCGGCAAAGCACCCATCCTGCGTGTGAAAGGAACTCTGCGCGAACTGCAGATGCCCCCCATTGACCGGGATCAGATGATGGCTTTATTTGATCCGATGATGGATGAACGAAACAAGAAAATCTTCGTTGATGAAGGGGGAGCCGACTTTTCTTACGTTGTAGAATATGAAGGTGAAGCCTGGCGTTTCCGTGTGAACTTATTCATCCAGCTGGGCTTTCCGGGTATGGTCTCCCGTAAAATCGAACGCTCGATTCCGAACTTTGAAGGGCTGTACCTGCCTCCCGTGATGGAATCGCTTTGTAAGTTCGACCAGGGGATGGTGCTCCTGGCCGGGGTGACCGGTAGTGGTAAAAGTACGACCATTGCCTCGATGTTGAACTGGGTCAACGACAACTATCGCAAACACATTCTGACAATTGAAGACCCGATCGAATTTGTATACACCCAGAATAAATGTCTGATCAATCAACGTGAAGTCGGCATTGATGTGAAAGACTTCGAAATTGCGATGAAACATGCCGTGCGTCAAGACCCCGACATCATGCTGGTGGGCGAAATGCGTGACATGGAAACATTCTCCACCGCGATCCACGCTGCGGAAACCGGGCACCTTGTGTTTGGAACCATTCACGCATCTAACGCCCCCAGTTGTATCGGACGTATTCTCGACCTGTTCCCCCAGGATATGCATAAAGCACTGCGAGGAAGTTTGGCGTTTAACATGCGTGCCATCGTTGCACAGAAGCTGTTAAAGACCATTGTCGATACACCGGGCCGTGTGCCAATTGTGGAAATCATGACCTTCAATCCTACCGTGCGAAAACTGGTTCTGGAAGAACAGGATGAAAAACTGGCCGCCGCCATCCGCATCGGAAAGGACGAAGGCATGCAGCAGTTTAACGACAGTTTAAAAGGGTTTATCGACCAGGAATTTATCAGTCGGGCCGATGCCTTCGAAATTTCACCGAACGTGGAAGAATTGAAGATGACCCTGAAGGGAATCGACGTCAAAGGCGCCGCGATTCTGTAA